The genomic stretch TATCCTCTCCACGAGAAATAGCTTCCCGTCGTTCTTGGATCACTTTCTTTCCATAATCGTGAAGGAATTTACTTCCTTTTGACAATCGTTTTCGTATTGGATATGATGATAATTCTAGTGGCCACAAGGGCCGAATAAGACTTTCTTGGACTTCCTTAACACAAGAAACTATTGTCAATGcgcatttggaaaaaaaaagaaaaagaagatagAGTTCTTTTCAAAACCCTTGAAAGAACATTCAAAATCATCAGGACTATTGAAACTAGTAATTTTATCAGTCATAGCCAAGAATTCCTTACTGCATTCTTCTCATGCACTGGCCACCTCCAAAATACTTGCTTGATACCCAAAACAAGTAGATCTGCATGGAGCTCGAGGCTACCCTTGCGATATTTATTTATCACGGTTAGAGGGATAAGGTAAAAATAAAACAGCCCCAGCATGCAAATGCCCTTTTCTTCAACATTTTCTATAGAATATACAGTATTCATTCAAAACATTATTTGACCAAATGATTAGTCCCACAAATTGGGTGTAAACTGAGGGTCAGAGAATATACTGCCAAGGCAGGGACAATACCCACCACCTGTATGGACTACCTGATACCTGTATTGTGAGGTAGGCATAGTTGCTGGtataatgtcctggggccaagttaacccagtccagcgATGTAACAAAATGCACTCTACTTGAAAGGGCTTCAGCACAGGCCTGAAGGGGTGCCGCAAGCAGCAATTCCCCACGCACAGTTTATTAAAGAGGACTAAGTAGATTACAGGCAGCTGATAGGACAAACAATAGATTAAAAGAACCAGAGAGCAAAACAGCAAGGAGGGCGGGGGGGGGGTTAAAAATTGCTgtaagaaacaaaaaaactcgAGCTTTCTGAGGAGATTGATTAATAGACCCAAATGGGTGATCACACGAAGGGAAGTTGTAGCAGTCCTACCCAGGCTCCATCCAGTATTTGCTTACTGGCATTAActtctattttattctaaaaacAATATAAATATATGCAAGATAGCTCATCACAAAAAATTTTCTTGAAAGACTCTGGAATCCAGTTAATTATCCTCCATTTTTACCAAATTTATTCATTCACTCtcatgaaagggaaggataccagaggttttcCCTATTGAGGTATCTGCTCGCAGCCCGATGTAATTGACAGAGAGCCAACTTTAATGCAGTGCTGGAAATTAGCAGTTGTCTGGTTGCTCCCGACGACCAGAAAGTTAACCAGGCGaatagtttttggtaaaatgaaaaggttggttgcatgaagaaaaaacaatggaaaatccagccaaaaatagaaaatgcatTACATGAACAATACAGGACTCACTCTTGTTTTCTATTGTCAGCGTCCCATGCtagtgtgaagttaacaataattaatttgcagGAGTTGAGCATTTTCCCATGTTTTGAGTATCggtggcttttacaaaaaaatggtcagataggaaaattcaACAGCCAATGTCACAAACATGTACACAGGGATGGAGATCACAGACTCCACTTTGAAAATACTAAAATTTAAACCCAGACTTCCATAAAGAACCAGAGGTGCACACTAAGAACTATGGTATACACAAGCTCCAACACTATGCGGTTGCATCTCAACATGGCATGCATTTAATCATAGAGGGTTTCCTGATGGgcaaccaagcatttatcagggcaaccaaatttacCGGTTACGTTGCCTgccttttgaaacagggacaagttggaatttgtttttatttcgaGCACtgttgatgagggaggaaacccctcagagtcagattgagatcaactgaaactcagTCCACATATGACCTTGGGGAAgagggttgaacccgggtcgcagaggtggaaggcatgGTTAATAACGGCTAAGCAGTCCTGACTCCTCCCTTTGATAAAGATATTGCTAGGATCCCTTAACCTATCATCTTAACAAAATTATctataaaaaatgcaataacaGATTGCCACCTTGAAGGATGTTTGGTATCTCTTTGCAGGTCAGTATCAAAGACACTGGAGATTTTTCTCCGAGGGTGTTCATATAACttaaaaccaaacaaattaTTAGTGAATCGTTGTGAGTAGTCCAGTAACAAATGGTTGATTTTCTGCTTGCACCGTAGTAAAATATTTCAGTAGCAATGACCGTGGAGGGGGAGTGTCTGGTAGGGCTTTTTGCTTGGATTAATTTTTTTAGGGCTCCAGAATAAATAGGATAGTGTGCAAATGCATGATAAATGGCGGAACAGTGAACTCCAATGCTAGTGTGTCCTGTgggtggcctgtttctcaaaagtcctgaaacttttcgggcctatttGTTTTtcatcgaacggatgttgaagttGTTTGTCCGGGCGTTTGGAGCCTGTTTGCATGGAGATGTGTAACACGTCTGTGCATATAaagtctatttttttttcagtctcaCGTTTTCATGACAGGTCGCGTTTTGTCGTGTAAACTCTAAACCCTTGTAGGTGAGGTAACCCTCCAACCCGGGATTGGCTCGTTTCACAATATACTGCCTGTGGCGGAGGCGTTGCAGCATTGAAGCCAAAGCGCTGAAAAGTTGAAGCAAGTGAGATTAGAAGAGCATAAACGACAAAATGTGTCCTTCACTCACGATTTTGCATGTTTACGTTCTTCGCGACCACGCAGTAGCCTCGAGAAAGGTCACCCCGGGACCCAGGGGTGGTAAGATTGCATGCAAACGCGAGCTATTTTTCgaccccaccccctcccccccccccggttTACCCGCTcatgagtctttgacgtcattttcttcttgatcctgcactctcaagattttaaagtcagtaatggcggaccattaaataggaaaatgcCAGTTAAAAtcaacaggtgtctttttgaaaacaaggctCAAAACTTGGGTCCTTTTTGTGCTAagtaatccaaagaaaaataaaaattgattttttggtcatagtagcactttaaatgtCTGAGGAGAGAGTGGtgccatctgcaaatggttaaactcTTTAATCTACACCACACAGGATAAGCCCCATAAGTTATGAAATGTTTTCTGTCGTTTTTTCTCATCCCCTGTCCCTTTTTCTAGCGCTGGAATATCTTTTATGTTCGCCGTCtctttgttgctgtttgttgattgccattttggataatcagttttattaaaaactggatcattggataatgcaattcgagagttttgattggctaagccatcatgggttacgagccattataccatgatctacaaacacggcaagcatatgcgtgattttttgggcctttttatttttattgtagtctagttttctatattttgggggagtttttaataaaacaattattccacccgcacttgttggatatgagatgattatagccaactcggcgctatctatcatctcatatccaacaagcgcgagtggaataattgttaagtatatgAATGAAATCGAACAAAAGAAGAGCGTGAAGCGACCTCTTTTACAGTGCGCCTTCGTTTTTGGGAAATACAGGTGCTGATGTAGCGCATGTGATGCGCAGAACGGGactttcacatgacgtcacaactGCCATATTCCTACTCCAGACTAATTCTCCACGATGATATGcttgaaatgatatatgaattaGATTATAGatgaaatgcggatatgaaatcaaatgaagctatagacctctttcataatggcggccaaataaaatatgcttttgttttaatgctaataagccctactagcctcgctacgacgaacAAATGGGATGGATGGGTGGGTCCGGGTTAAAATTGAGTGAGACATAACGACGAGAGAGGTGAATTGGAAACTAGGATGAGGTCATGCAGaagcaaaattgaaatttgtgaCGTCAGTTAAATTTTGAGCAGTGTGGCGGTTCGAAAGAATGTGAAAAGGTAGCTGTAAAACGACGATAAAACGATAAAGGGGATAAGAGAAGGGTGGGACGGAAATGGGATTTTGAGTATGATGTGCCTTTCATTACCCGCCGCGCTCTCCTCAACAAGCCATGAAACGTGCGCAGATTTGGCGCCTTCTTTTTATCTTAAATAGTAATAGCGGACTGCTAATTAGGCAGGAGTTCGGCTGACTCGGTAACTGAAACTTTGCTTTACAAGGTGTTTGGGTGACTGGTCACGCTCAGTTATCGTTGTGGCTGCGCTAATCGTTGCGTCTACTGCGGTGTGTGAGGGATGAAAGGAGAGtgcgctcagggcaaattttctttcaaaaaaaaactcagttatatatatatatatggttcGTTGCTAGGCATTTTTCTCCCATGGCGtccttttggtcacgtgaccacgcGAACCACACAAGCCTCTGTTAGGTTACAGTGGAAGAAATGTTTTTTCAACCTTGGCGTTTTTGTGGTGCGAGGGCAAATATGAATATATTTATCGCTGGTGTAATAGCCCAATACTCCAGCTTCAAATTCGTAGTAGATTCGGTCAGATTCGCCTCCGCTGAGCTTGTATAAGAGCATATATTTAAGACCCACCATGAGGCAAACATCCGGTTTAAATGTCACTAAGGATTGGAAACATCCTCGTTTTTCTAGGGTAGGGACAGTCTTCCCATACCAACGCTTTTTATTGATTTCGGGGACCACCCTTAGTGTTGTCTTTGCGAGAGGGAGATCTCTTCGCAATGCTATTTTAGTGTAGGCTGTGGAGGAaatagcctacgtgtagccgtaccctacCTCCCGAAGGAAAATAACGGGAGGAGGAAACGTCTACGAAAACCTGACACAAATCGTGTTATGTGACGTCACCTTTAGCACGAAAATATGTAGTGCTTTTTTATTGGCGAGCCGTTTTCTCAATACTTACACgaactctgattggctaaagtcTGTTAAAGCATCGTCATAGCTAAAAAGTCAAATGTGCAATCATATTCAGaacattcaatttgtttttgggTGCCAAGTTATACAAGAACAGCAGAAACCAGAAAAACCGAATTGTTGAAATGTATCATGCAGGCACTCCACCCACCGTAAAAAAACACATTGTAGACAACCTCTCACATAATGAAGGTCATGTGCGATGTTTAATGACAACAATTGCCTTTGGGATGGGTGTAAATTTCAAACAAGTCAGGAAAATATATCACATGGGTCCTTCAAAAAACCTGGAATGCTATGTACAAGAGAGTAGTAGAGCAGGGAGGGATGGCCTGCCTGCTGTTTGTATTTTACTGTACAATGGAATACTCTCGAGCCATTGTGAACAAGATGTTAAGGACTACTGCAAAACAGACCAGTGcaggagagaaaacgtatttgcaCCTTTTGGAGAGAAGCCTAATGGAGTTGTACCTAAACATTTTTGCTGTGATAATTGTGCATCCAAGTGTTCCTGTGGTTCAGACAGTTGCATGGATGCATTAAGTGTGGATCTTTCCTCAGTGATAGCGCCTCCTGGTCCACCCCAGGTAAAATCAAGACCTGTATCTGAGGAGGATAGAGTGTATTTAAAGAATGCCTTAAAAGAATTCAGGAAATGTGAAATTAACAAACAGTTGACCAAACTAGAACAGTTAGTAAGTTGTCCAAATGTGCTACTTGAACTTGGTGACTTTCTTATAGATCAAGTTTTAGAAAATTACGGTAGGATTTTCAGTGTTCAAGATGTTCTtaattaccgtatttattcgattaagcgcccaacctcgaataagcgcccacctcgaataagcgcccacctcgaataagcgcccacctTTTAGGTAGGAAAATTTAATATGCGCCcagcctcgaataagcgcccaccccacccccaaaaaaattattttgagcGCCcaacctcgaataagcgcccccCCCTTCCCATCCCCCAAGGAAAATGATTTCGCACAAAGCGCGGGCTATACACGAGCAAAAATGCAAGGCAGCGCAGCTTTCTCCATCTTTTATTGCAAGTAATGGCTGGGTCCAGACGTTTATGGGCAGGAATGGGCTGTCTGTGAGGCGCAGAACCACTGAATCGCAAAACGACCCCAAAAGACTCATCGACAAGCTTATTGCCTATATCTTACAAGTAAGACGGCAGCGTAACAGGCCTTCCCGCAGTCATAGTGACATTATTGCCATGGATGAAACAGCTGTCTGGCAAGATATGCTGCCCAGCACTACAGTAGACAACGTTGGGGAAAAATCGATTCGACTGAAGACAACTGGACATGAGAAGTCCAAAGTTTGTTTGGCAGCAAAGGCAGACGAAACAAAACTTAAGCCATTTATTGTCTTCCCGGGAGCCAAGAGAGAAACAAAGCAGCTTAACGAGGAGTTTAAAAATAAGTGCTTTGTAGCTTCTTCTGTGAACGGATGGGTGAATGAAGACCTGACTCGTGACTGGGTGCAAGGAGTATTGGGCAAGTTCTCATTTTCTCGTCGGATGTTAGCTTGGGACTCGTTTAAATGCCACATCACAGAAAGCATCAAGCAACAACTCGCACAAGCAAAGATCGACCCTGTCATAGTACCCGGTGGTTGTACTAAGTATATTCAAGCCCCTGACGTGGCATGGAATAAGCCCTTTACGGCCAAAGTGACGGAGAAGTACGATGCCTGGATGGCTGACGGGGCTCATTCATTTACAGCTGCACGAAACAAG from Montipora capricornis isolate CH-2021 chromosome 12, ASM3666992v2, whole genome shotgun sequence encodes the following:
- the LOC138025552 gene encoding uncharacterized protein; protein product: MYHAGTPPTVKKHIVDNLSHNEGHVRCLMTTIAFGMGVNFKQVRKIYHMGPSKNLECYVQESSRAGRDGLPAVCILLYNGILSSHCEQDVKDYCKTDQCRRENVFAPFGEKPNGVVPKHFCCDNCASKCSCGSDSCMDALSVDLSSVIAPPGPPQVKSRPVSEEDRVYLKNALKEFRKCEINKQLTKLEQLVSCPNVLLELGDFLIDQVLENYGRIFSVQDVLNYRIYSIKRPTSNKRPPRISAHLE